The Hymenobacter oligotrophus genome has a window encoding:
- a CDS encoding YdcF family protein translates to MFFVLSKLLDFVLEPALWLVLLPVAALVARSAKWRYRLLLATVALGVVFTNPGLSNELLRLWEMPPVRLAQLAPQPYDAAVLLTGITAPRRGPADRVYLDRGADRFTNALWLYRAGRARRIIISGGSGSLQPKPGVRTEAQDLAVLLRLSGVPTQHIWLETQSRNTRENAQNTKALLRQRLPNTTPRLLLVTSAFHQRRAVGGFNKAGLQVTPFPAGYLTVQRQATPAYWLLPSAEALQQWSVLLHEVTGYVVYRLLGYA, encoded by the coding sequence GTGTTCTTCGTCCTGTCCAAGCTTCTTGATTTTGTGTTGGAGCCCGCGCTGTGGCTCGTGCTGCTGCCCGTGGCTGCCTTGGTGGCGCGCTCGGCCAAGTGGCGCTACCGGCTGCTGCTGGCAACCGTTGCCCTAGGTGTCGTCTTCACCAATCCAGGCCTGAGCAACGAGCTGCTGCGGCTGTGGGAAATGCCGCCCGTGCGCCTCGCGCAGCTAGCGCCGCAGCCCTACGATGCCGCCGTGCTGCTCACCGGCATTACCGCCCCGCGGCGCGGCCCCGCCGACCGCGTGTACCTCGACCGTGGCGCCGACCGCTTTACCAACGCCTTGTGGCTGTACCGCGCCGGGCGCGCGCGGCGCATCATCATTAGTGGCGGCTCGGGCAGCTTGCAGCCCAAGCCCGGCGTACGCACCGAGGCCCAGGATTTGGCCGTGCTGCTGCGCCTTTCGGGGGTGCCCACCCAACACATTTGGCTGGAAACCCAGAGCCGCAACACCCGCGAAAACGCCCAAAACACCAAAGCATTGCTGCGGCAGCGCTTGCCCAACACTACGCCGCGCCTGCTGCTGGTTACTTCGGCTTTTCACCAACGCCGCGCGGTGGGCGGTTTCAACAAAGCCGGGCTGCAGGTAACGCCGTTTCCGGCGGGCTACCTCACGGTGCAGCGGCAAGCCACGCCTGCGTATTGGTTGCTGCCCAGCGCCGAGGCCCTACAACAATGGAGCGTGTTGCTGCACGAAGTAACCGGATATGTGGTGTACCGCCTGCTGGGCTACGCTTAG
- a CDS encoding anti-sigma factor — protein sequence MNIEEYIESGQLELYVLHQLAPAEAAEVEQLAAQHPAIRAELSHIELALGAYAEAHAVAPPAGMRERVLGGWQQAIRQEPTVAPPAAQPTMTVSSAPQEPAYRPASATNEPVMRTMPAPESGRGYRWLAAAAAVLLLLSAGTNWLFYNRWQEAQSQLVIAQSEQARYAAATQAVEKRLATRTNELAMLRDETYRTVVMTGTQIAPGARARVHFNPATKAVYVDVNNLPPAPEGKQYQLWALDKGKPVDAGMLALHTAAGDSLQRMKDIVNAQAFAVTLEPAGGRPEPTLAALTVMGQMQ from the coding sequence GTGAACATCGAGGAGTACATCGAATCAGGACAGCTGGAGCTGTATGTGCTGCATCAGCTTGCCCCGGCCGAGGCCGCCGAGGTAGAGCAGCTAGCTGCGCAGCACCCCGCTATTCGTGCCGAGCTAAGCCACATAGAGCTTGCGCTTGGCGCCTACGCCGAGGCGCATGCCGTGGCGCCACCCGCCGGCATGCGCGAGCGGGTGCTAGGTGGTTGGCAACAAGCCATTAGGCAAGAGCCAACCGTGGCGCCGCCCGCCGCCCAACCCACCATGACGGTTTCGTCGGCTCCGCAAGAGCCTGCATACCGCCCCGCATCCGCTACCAACGAGCCCGTCATGCGCACCATGCCCGCCCCCGAAAGCGGCCGTGGTTACCGGTGGCTGGCTGCCGCCGCCGCCGTGCTGCTCTTGCTGAGCGCGGGCACCAACTGGCTGTTTTACAACCGTTGGCAAGAAGCCCAGTCGCAGTTGGTAATTGCCCAAAGCGAGCAGGCCCGCTACGCCGCAGCCACGCAGGCCGTTGAAAAACGCTTGGCCACCCGCACCAACGAGCTGGCCATGCTGCGCGACGAAACGTACCGCACCGTGGTAATGACGGGCACGCAGATTGCGCCCGGCGCTCGGGCCCGCGTGCACTTCAACCCCGCCACCAAGGCCGTGTACGTGGATGTAAACAACCTGCCGCCCGCCCCCGAAGGCAAGCAGTACCAACTCTGGGCCCTCGACAAAGGCAAGCCCGTGGATGCCGGCATGCTGGCCCTGCACACCGCCGCCGGCGACAGCCTGCAGCGCATGAAGGACATCGTGAATGCCCAGGCTTTTGCTGTAACGCTGGAGCCTGCCGGTGGCCGCCCCGAGCCCACCTTGGCCGCCCTTACCGTGATGGGCCAAATGCAATAA
- a CDS encoding arsenosugar biosynthesis-associated peroxidase-like protein — MEKTYYNPADLAKFGNITEWQSEMGRKFFDYYGEVFKDGALTEREKSLIALAVAHAVQCPYCIDAYTTDSLQKGADEAQMMEAVHVAAAIKGGAALVHGVQMMNKAKELTM, encoded by the coding sequence ATGGAAAAGACCTACTACAACCCCGCCGACCTGGCCAAATTTGGCAACATCACCGAGTGGCAATCCGAAATGGGCCGCAAGTTCTTCGACTATTACGGCGAAGTATTTAAGGACGGCGCCCTAACCGAGCGCGAAAAGTCGCTGATAGCCTTGGCCGTAGCCCACGCCGTGCAGTGCCCGTACTGCATCGATGCCTACACCACCGACTCGCTGCAGAAAGGTGCCGACGAAGCCCAAATGATGGAAGCAGTGCACGTAGCAGCGGCTATTAAGGGCGGCGCGGCGCTGGTGCACGGCGTGCAAATGATGAACAAAGCCAAGGAACTGACGATGTAG
- a CDS encoding YbbN family protein produces the protein MRVTETNDAGLRTLIHDHMKVFAKFTSARDCEVCELLSPHFEHFSDDAAYEGIRFIRLDCDQNPVARKLMNERVAPFFVSYCQGRMLECDTRTTDAEVRAQLDRLRDYLPMPGV, from the coding sequence ATGAGAGTAACCGAAACCAACGACGCCGGCCTCCGCACGCTTATTCACGACCACATGAAGGTGTTTGCAAAATTTACCTCTGCCCGCGACTGCGAGGTTTGCGAACTGCTTTCGCCCCATTTCGAGCATTTCTCGGACGACGCCGCGTACGAAGGCATCCGCTTTATTCGGCTCGACTGCGACCAAAACCCCGTGGCCCGCAAGCTGATGAACGAGCGCGTGGCGCCGTTTTTCGTTTCGTACTGCCAGGGCCGCATGCTCGAGTGCGATACCCGCACCACCGACGCCGAGGTGCGCGCCCAACTCGATCGGCTGCGCGACTACCTGCCCATGCCGGGCGTGTAA
- a CDS encoding carboxypeptidase-like regulatory domain-containing protein — MKVDYEPTNTEEQIDVDEEASLDSGNRKLGMIAGAVVLLIGAAIAFVPAENRERIANGQMPSFELMGASVVGTRESEKPAEAPKEAEPEAEKPVAAKALLKPTAKTKAAAIAAAASPAATDAAAPAVEPAPAPAPEPAAPAAAEEAPRTVTLAGRVLDENGRPLAGATVFVKSTRKVVSTDQNGKYSVEVPAGDNTLVYGYGGYEDQEMRSRSEQAMNVTLLPSEKAGRRRR; from the coding sequence ATGAAAGTTGATTACGAACCAACTAATACCGAGGAGCAAATCGATGTCGACGAGGAAGCCTCGTTAGATTCGGGCAACCGCAAACTCGGGATGATAGCCGGTGCCGTGGTGCTGCTGATTGGCGCTGCCATTGCCTTTGTGCCGGCCGAAAACCGCGAGCGTATCGCCAACGGCCAAATGCCCTCCTTTGAGTTGATGGGCGCAAGCGTGGTAGGCACCCGCGAAAGCGAAAAACCTGCCGAGGCACCGAAAGAAGCTGAGCCCGAAGCAGAAAAGCCAGTGGCTGCCAAAGCTTTGCTTAAACCAACAGCCAAAACCAAAGCCGCGGCCATAGCTGCGGCAGCTAGCCCCGCAGCCACCGACGCGGCCGCACCCGCAGTTGAGCCTGCGCCGGCACCCGCGCCCGAGCCCGCTGCCCCCGCCGCAGCCGAGGAAGCGCCCCGCACGGTAACCTTAGCGGGCCGCGTGCTCGATGAGAACGGCCGCCCCCTGGCCGGCGCCACGGTGTTTGTGAAAAGCACGCGCAAAGTGGTGAGCACCGACCAAAACGGTAAGTACTCCGTGGAGGTACCCGCCGGCGACAACACGCTGGTGTACGGGTACGGCGGCTACGAAGACCAGGAAATGCGCAGCCGCTCCGAGCAGGCCATGAACGTTACCCTGCTGCCCAGCGAAAAAGCGGGCCGCCGCCGGCGCTAG
- a CDS encoding RNA polymerase sigma factor translates to MTNLLPEPPSVAEEQLIARLKAHDESAMAEFYDKYSAALYGVILRIVRREEEAEDVLQEGMVKIWHSFQSYDASKGRLFTWVMNVCRNLAIDKIRSRQYRVGTRTQPLDDSPAERQPAVATFRPEHIGLQELTHQLTPDQRQVVDKLYFEGYTQSEVAEELNLPLGTVKTRARAALKVLSKLIR, encoded by the coding sequence GTGACCAATTTGCTACCCGAGCCGCCTTCCGTCGCCGAAGAACAGCTTATCGCCCGGCTAAAAGCCCACGATGAGTCGGCCATGGCGGAGTTTTACGACAAGTACTCGGCGGCGCTCTACGGCGTAATCCTGCGCATTGTACGGCGCGAGGAAGAAGCCGAAGATGTGTTGCAGGAGGGAATGGTTAAGATTTGGCATTCGTTTCAGAGCTACGACGCCTCCAAGGGGCGGCTTTTTACGTGGGTGATGAACGTGTGCCGAAATTTAGCCATCGACAAAATCCGCTCGCGACAGTACCGCGTAGGTACTCGCACACAGCCTCTCGACGATAGCCCCGCCGAACGTCAGCCGGCCGTAGCCACTTTCCGCCCCGAGCATATCGGGCTGCAAGAGCTTACGCACCAGCTCACGCCCGATCAGCGCCAAGTCGTCGATAAGCTGTATTTCGAAGGCTACACCCAAAGCGAGGTAGCCGAAGAGTTGAATTTGCCGCTAGGAACCGTGAAAACCCGCGCCCGCGCCGCCCTTAAAGTCCTTTCCAAACTGATTCGGTAA
- a CDS encoding TIGR04282 family arsenosugar biosynthesis glycosyltransferase, translated as MGSPEHLLVFARYPELGKVKTRLAADLGPAVALDAYHQLLAHTRAVAQALPGARTLWLAAEPPAGAAPLWPEWPQRLQPTAPDLGQRMQHAFAEAFAGGAARVVIIGTDCPGLQTSHLQEAFARLHTHDVVLGPAHDGGYYLLGMRQLHPELFGNIAWSTDAVLGETLCIAHRLHLQVAQLPALPDVDTAADWHAWQRQP; from the coding sequence ATGGGCAGCCCTGAACACCTGCTCGTATTTGCCCGCTACCCCGAGCTGGGCAAAGTAAAAACCCGCCTGGCCGCCGACCTGGGCCCGGCCGTTGCGCTTGACGCTTACCACCAACTGCTGGCCCATACCCGCGCCGTTGCACAAGCGTTGCCCGGTGCGCGCACGTTGTGGCTGGCCGCCGAGCCGCCCGCGGGCGCGGCCCCGTTGTGGCCCGAGTGGCCCCAGCGCCTCCAGCCCACCGCCCCCGACCTAGGGCAGCGCATGCAGCACGCGTTTGCCGAGGCATTTGCGGGCGGTGCCGCGCGGGTGGTCATCATTGGTACCGATTGCCCTGGCCTGCAAACCAGCCACTTGCAAGAGGCATTTGCGCGCCTGCATACCCACGACGTGGTATTGGGCCCCGCGCACGATGGCGGCTACTACCTGCTGGGAATGCGGCAGTTGCACCCCGAGCTGTTCGGCAACATTGCCTGGAGCACCGATGCCGTGCTGGGCGAAACCTTGTGCATTGCCCATCGGCTGCACCTGCAAGTAGCCCAGCTGCCCGCGCTGCCCGACGTAGACACCGCCGCCGATTGGCACGCTTGGCAACGGCAGCCCTAG
- a CDS encoding peroxiredoxin: protein MLQIGDTAPDFTLKTTDGADFTLSAQRGRALVLYFYPKDDTPGCTAQACSFRDQYQDFQDLGAEVVGISSDSETSHQKFTQKHRLPFPLLADAGGRVRKLYEVPRALLGLLPGRVTFVIDATGRIRYIFNSMSRATDHVAEAKRVLQELQPAG from the coding sequence ATGTTGCAGATAGGCGATACCGCTCCCGATTTTACGCTGAAGACCACCGACGGCGCCGACTTCACCCTGAGTGCCCAGCGCGGCCGCGCTTTGGTGCTGTATTTCTACCCCAAAGACGACACCCCCGGCTGCACGGCCCAGGCCTGCTCGTTTCGCGACCAATACCAGGATTTTCAGGACCTAGGCGCCGAGGTGGTTGGCATCAGCTCCGATTCCGAAACCTCGCACCAAAAATTCACGCAAAAGCACCGGCTGCCGTTTCCGCTGCTCGCCGACGCGGGCGGCCGCGTGCGCAAGCTCTACGAAGTGCCCCGGGCGCTGCTGGGCCTGCTGCCGGGGCGCGTTACGTTTGTCATCGACGCGACGGGCCGTATTCGTTACATCTTCAACTCAATGAGCCGCGCTACCGACCACGTAGCCGAGGCCAAACGCGTGCTGCAAGAGCTACAACCCGCCGGGTAA
- a CDS encoding DUF885 domain-containing protein has product MTTRYSLALLGLAAAGSLALASCQQSSDKPAGEASTADVGFDRYKQRFVDSLWYYNPGWASAVGYHKYDSLLVIPTAGRRQQEAKAYDRWQKELREFEFDKLSVNNQTDYQLMLNQLQSSRWYADTLRNWEWNPAQYNLSEPVAEILNGRYQPLDRRLRSISLKISRAAEFYEAAKSNLKTPTKEHLELAILQNRGGLEVFGKALQDSIARSGLKAEEKTELRTRVNTTRMAIQSYIDFLDKEVRPQATRSFRIGKPLFDRKFYYDIQSSSTADQVYQKALTHKKELLRDMGVRATRLWPKYFAGKPMPADTLTRIREVIGKLSSVHTTQQGFVAAVKQQIPQLVKFVDEHKLLTQDPSKPLVVRETPLYMRGSGAGASVSAPGPYDKGADTYYNVEPIVDWKPDQAESYLREYNQYTLQILNIHEAIPGHYTQLVYANQSPSIIKAVLGNGAMIEGWAVYSERMMLESGYGNNSDEIWLMWDKWNMRVTLNTILDHLVHVGNISEKDAVQMLVRDGFQEQAEATNKWRRATLSQAQLSSYFTGYTEIYDLREELKKQQGKDFDLKAFNEQFLSYGSAPVMYIRRMMLKK; this is encoded by the coding sequence ATGACCACACGTTACTCCCTGGCGCTGCTGGGGTTGGCCGCGGCCGGTTCGCTGGCTTTGGCCAGCTGCCAGCAGAGCTCCGACAAACCCGCGGGCGAAGCATCAACCGCCGATGTCGGCTTCGACCGTTACAAGCAGCGCTTCGTCGATTCGCTTTGGTACTACAATCCCGGTTGGGCCTCGGCGGTGGGCTACCACAAGTACGATTCGCTGTTGGTAATTCCTACTGCCGGCCGCCGGCAGCAAGAAGCCAAGGCCTACGATCGGTGGCAAAAGGAGCTGCGGGAGTTTGAGTTCGATAAGCTGTCGGTAAACAACCAAACCGATTACCAGCTGATGCTAAATCAGTTGCAGTCGTCGCGCTGGTACGCCGATACGCTGCGCAATTGGGAGTGGAACCCGGCGCAGTACAACCTGAGCGAACCGGTAGCCGAAATCCTGAATGGCCGCTACCAACCGCTCGATCGGCGGCTGCGCAGCATTTCGCTGAAAATCAGCCGCGCGGCCGAGTTCTACGAAGCCGCCAAGAGTAACCTGAAAACCCCTACCAAAGAACACCTCGAGCTGGCCATTCTGCAAAACCGTGGCGGGTTGGAGGTTTTTGGCAAGGCACTGCAGGATTCTATAGCCCGCTCGGGCCTGAAAGCCGAGGAAAAAACGGAGCTGCGCACCCGCGTGAACACCACGCGCATGGCCATTCAGAGCTACATCGACTTCCTTGATAAAGAAGTGCGCCCGCAGGCCACGCGCAGCTTCCGCATCGGCAAGCCCTTGTTCGACCGCAAGTTTTACTACGACATTCAGTCGAGCTCCACCGCCGATCAGGTTTACCAAAAGGCGCTGACGCATAAAAAGGAACTGCTGCGCGACATGGGCGTGCGGGCTACCCGCTTGTGGCCAAAATACTTCGCGGGCAAACCCATGCCTGCCGACACGCTCACGCGCATTCGGGAGGTAATTGGCAAGTTGTCGTCGGTGCACACCACGCAGCAGGGTTTTGTGGCTGCCGTGAAGCAGCAAATTCCGCAGCTCGTAAAGTTTGTGGACGAGCACAAGCTGCTGACGCAAGACCCCAGCAAGCCCTTGGTAGTGCGCGAAACGCCCTTGTACATGCGCGGCAGCGGGGCAGGCGCTTCGGTTTCGGCCCCCGGGCCCTACGACAAAGGCGCCGACACGTACTACAACGTGGAGCCGATTGTGGATTGGAAACCCGATCAGGCCGAAAGCTACCTGCGCGAGTACAACCAGTACACGCTGCAAATCCTGAACATTCACGAGGCCATTCCGGGCCACTACACGCAGCTGGTGTACGCCAATCAGTCGCCGAGCATCATCAAGGCCGTGCTCGGCAACGGCGCCATGATCGAGGGTTGGGCCGTGTACTCGGAGCGCATGATGCTGGAAAGCGGCTACGGCAACAACTCCGACGAAATTTGGCTGATGTGGGACAAATGGAACATGCGCGTAACGCTGAACACCATTCTCGACCACTTGGTACACGTGGGCAACATCAGCGAAAAAGACGCCGTGCAAATGCTCGTGCGCGACGGGTTTCAGGAGCAGGCCGAAGCTACCAACAAGTGGCGCCGGGCCACGCTCAGCCAAGCGCAGCTGAGCTCGTACTTCACGGGCTACACCGAGATTTACGACCTACGCGAAGAGCTCAAGAAACAGCAAGGCAAAGACTTCGACCTGAAGGCCTTTAACGAGCAGTTCCTGAGCTACGGCAGCGCGCCGGTGATGTACATCCGCCGGATGATGCTGAAAAAGTAA
- a CDS encoding NAD-dependent succinate-semialdehyde dehydrogenase: MPIESYNPYTDKVLRRFTPHSAAQVERMLAQADKTFQQWRRTTFAERAQVLHRAAALLRERQDELARLMALEMGKPVTDGRAEAQKCALTCDFYAEHAEHMLRDEPVQTEARRSYIAHQPLGAVLAVMPWNFPLWQVVRFAAPALMAGNVGLLKHASNVPQCALALEKIFRDAGLPQGGFRTLLLESKAVEPLIADDRVRAVTLTGSEGAGSQVAAAAGRYIKKTVLELGGSDAFVVLADADLGLAAKTAAQARMINAGQSCIAAKRFVVEKSVSAEFMDRMREHLQAYRAGDPLEELTQYGPLARPDLADDLAQQVQKSVAAGAKVVLQGGQPKAGSARFAPVMLANVKPGMPAYDEETFGPVASILVARDEQQAIRLANDSRFGLGAAVWTRDEERGQRVARELEAGAVFVNALVKSSPEMPFGGVKKSGYGRELSHLGIKEFVNQKSIWVAGEKPEAAKNLAE, from the coding sequence ATGCCCATCGAATCGTACAACCCCTATACCGATAAAGTGTTGCGGCGCTTTACGCCGCACAGCGCCGCGCAGGTGGAGCGCATGCTGGCGCAAGCCGACAAAACCTTTCAGCAATGGCGCCGCACCACTTTTGCGGAGCGGGCCCAAGTGCTGCACCGCGCCGCCGCATTGCTGCGCGAACGGCAAGACGAGCTGGCCCGCCTCATGGCGCTGGAAATGGGCAAGCCCGTAACCGATGGCCGCGCCGAAGCACAGAAGTGCGCCCTTACCTGCGACTTTTACGCCGAGCACGCCGAGCACATGCTGCGCGACGAGCCGGTGCAAACCGAAGCCCGCCGCAGCTACATTGCGCACCAGCCCCTAGGTGCCGTGCTGGCCGTAATGCCCTGGAACTTCCCGCTGTGGCAGGTGGTACGCTTTGCCGCCCCGGCCCTGATGGCCGGCAACGTAGGCCTGCTGAAGCACGCCTCCAACGTGCCGCAGTGCGCCTTGGCGCTGGAAAAAATCTTTCGCGACGCCGGCCTGCCGCAGGGCGGTTTCCGCACGCTGCTGCTCGAGTCGAAGGCGGTGGAGCCGCTGATTGCCGACGACCGCGTGCGGGCCGTTACGCTTACGGGCAGCGAAGGCGCCGGCAGCCAGGTGGCCGCCGCGGCTGGGCGCTACATCAAGAAAACAGTGCTGGAGCTGGGCGGTTCCGATGCCTTTGTGGTGCTGGCCGACGCCGACCTAGGGCTGGCCGCCAAAACCGCCGCGCAGGCACGCATGATTAACGCGGGCCAAAGTTGCATTGCCGCCAAGCGCTTTGTGGTCGAGAAATCCGTGTCGGCCGAGTTCATGGACCGCATGCGTGAGCACCTGCAGGCCTACCGGGCCGGCGACCCGCTCGAGGAGCTGACTCAGTACGGCCCCCTCGCCCGCCCCGACCTCGCCGACGATCTAGCCCAGCAAGTGCAGAAATCGGTAGCCGCGGGAGCCAAAGTAGTGCTGCAAGGCGGGCAACCCAAAGCCGGTTCGGCTAGGTTTGCGCCCGTTATGCTCGCCAACGTAAAGCCCGGCATGCCCGCCTACGACGAAGAAACCTTCGGGCCCGTGGCCAGCATCCTGGTAGCCCGCGACGAGCAGCAGGCCATTCGGCTGGCCAACGACTCGCGCTTTGGCCTCGGTGCCGCCGTGTGGACGCGCGACGAGGAGCGCGGCCAACGTGTAGCCCGCGAGCTGGAGGCCGGCGCCGTGTTCGTGAATGCCTTGGTGAAATCGTCGCCGGAAATGCCCTTCGGTGGCGTGAAGAAGTCGGGCTACGGCCGCGAGCTTTCGCACCTAGGCATTAAAGAATTTGTGAATCAGAAAAGCATTTGGGTGGCCGGCGAAAAACCTGAAGCGGCTAAAAACTTGGCGGAGTAG
- the arsS gene encoding arsenosugar biosynthesis radical SAM (seleno)protein ArsS (Some members of this family are selenoproteins.), producing the protein MKSLHAQHHPLADTSYQLTVLNPEQQVGQAWPAFAGKLRETGLLPLRPLGVGTLQLNVGKMCNQTCKHCHVDAGPDRTEIMTRETMELCLQALRQAPGMQVVDVTGGAPEMNPDFRWLVEQVSALGRQLIVRCNLTIIVANRKYHDLPAFYRQHGVRVVSSLPHFSAARTDAQRGEGVFERSIRALQMLNAEGYGQEGSGLVLDLVYNPSGAFLPGNQQALERDFKQRLRREHGIEFNNLLTITNLPVSRFLDYLMESGNYAAYMDKLVQSYNPAAAANVMCRSTLSVGWNGYLYDCDFNQMLELRVDAAAPQHIRDFDLGQLSARSIVLNQHCYGCTAGAGSSCGGATV; encoded by the coding sequence ATGAAAAGCCTACACGCCCAGCACCACCCGCTCGCCGATACGAGTTACCAGCTCACCGTGCTCAACCCGGAGCAACAGGTGGGGCAGGCGTGGCCCGCGTTTGCCGGCAAGCTGCGCGAAACCGGCCTGCTGCCGCTGCGGCCTCTAGGTGTGGGCACGCTGCAGCTAAACGTGGGCAAGATGTGCAACCAAACCTGCAAGCACTGCCACGTAGACGCCGGCCCCGACCGTACCGAAATCATGACGCGCGAAACCATGGAGCTGTGCCTGCAGGCGCTGCGCCAGGCGCCCGGCATGCAGGTGGTAGATGTTACCGGCGGTGCGCCCGAAATGAACCCCGATTTCCGGTGGCTGGTGGAGCAGGTGTCGGCGTTGGGCCGGCAGCTGATTGTGCGTTGCAACCTCACCATTATTGTGGCCAACCGCAAGTACCACGATTTGCCCGCTTTCTACCGGCAGCACGGCGTGCGGGTGGTGTCGTCGTTGCCGCACTTTTCGGCCGCCCGCACCGATGCCCAACGCGGCGAGGGCGTGTTCGAGCGCAGCATCCGGGCGTTACAAATGCTTAACGCCGAGGGCTACGGGCAGGAGGGAAGCGGCCTGGTGCTCGATTTGGTGTACAATCCGTCGGGTGCGTTTTTGCCTGGCAATCAGCAAGCCCTGGAGCGCGACTTTAAGCAGCGCTTGCGGCGGGAGCACGGCATCGAGTTCAACAACCTGCTCACCATTACCAACCTGCCCGTAAGCCGCTTTTTGGATTACCTGATGGAAAGCGGCAACTACGCCGCCTACATGGATAAGCTGGTACAGAGCTACAACCCCGCCGCCGCCGCCAACGTGATGTGCCGCAGCACCCTCTCGGTGGGGTGGAACGGCTACCTCTACGACTGCGACTTCAACCAGATGCTGGAGTTGCGCGTGGATGCCGCTGCCCCGCAGCACATCCGCGACTTCGACCTAGGGCAACTAAGCGCCCGCAGCATCGTGCTCAACCAGCACTGCTACGGCTGCACGGCCGGGGCGGGCTCGAGCTGCGGCGGCGCCACCGTGTAA
- a CDS encoding heme NO-binding domain-containing protein, which yields MHGSIFALLKRYVQTQYDHSTWVRLLEASGLSGAEFDHKEVYPDQHMYALVGQAAEMTGIPAPVLQEKLGEYLVPDLMYMYGKLVQPEWRTLEMLLHTEGVMHKRVREEHQLNAPPVLSVRRVANDEVVVEYVSERRMGALAVGIVRGLAAYFDEQECIDIEPTTRNDGQHVHIRVRRRG from the coding sequence ATGCACGGTTCTATTTTTGCCCTTCTCAAGCGCTACGTTCAAACCCAGTACGACCACAGCACGTGGGTGCGGCTGCTAGAGGCCTCGGGGTTGTCGGGTGCTGAGTTCGACCACAAAGAGGTATACCCCGATCAGCACATGTATGCGCTGGTGGGCCAGGCTGCCGAAATGACCGGCATTCCGGCCCCGGTATTGCAGGAAAAACTCGGCGAATACCTCGTGCCCGACCTCATGTACATGTACGGCAAGCTGGTGCAGCCCGAGTGGCGCACCCTCGAAATGCTGCTGCACACCGAGGGCGTGATGCACAAACGCGTGCGCGAAGAGCACCAACTCAACGCCCCGCCCGTGCTAAGCGTGCGCCGCGTAGCCAACGACGAGGTGGTGGTCGAGTACGTGTCGGAGCGGCGCATGGGGGCTTTGGCCGTGGGCATTGTGCGGGGCCTGGCTGCGTATTTCGACGAGCAAGAGTGCATCGACATCGAGCCAACCACCCGCAACGACGGCCAGCACGTGCACATTCGGGTGCGGCGGCGCGGCTAA
- a CDS encoding GAF domain-containing protein, whose protein sequence is MAYVQPASLIPDNELDRLRTLYQYQILNTTPERIFDDYVALAAQLFNLPISLLSLVDAEEVYFKANSGMDCLPATLPRADSLCSAAVLEEATMVFPDLTQERCNLVNPAVAESAGLRSYAGAPLRMPNGHNIGTLCVIGREAREVTPGEEALLLHLADLVSLTIEVRSVLLAQGQPEKWREAQVQLQTHLLDASTLARYLAARTNGAAFFNEDVQQTVVRRLDDIGLMLRRHLGEAQRLGATSQQPG, encoded by the coding sequence ATGGCCTACGTACAACCCGCTTCGCTTATCCCCGACAACGAACTCGATCGGCTACGGACTTTGTATCAGTACCAAATACTGAACACCACGCCCGAGCGAATTTTCGACGACTACGTAGCCCTGGCGGCGCAGCTATTCAACCTGCCGATTTCGCTGTTGTCGTTGGTCGATGCGGAAGAGGTGTATTTTAAAGCAAACAGCGGCATGGACTGCCTGCCCGCCACCTTGCCGCGCGCCGATAGCCTGTGCTCTGCCGCCGTACTGGAGGAGGCCACTATGGTTTTCCCCGACCTCACGCAGGAGCGCTGTAACCTCGTAAACCCTGCCGTAGCCGAATCGGCGGGGCTGCGCTCGTACGCCGGTGCGCCCTTGCGCATGCCCAACGGCCACAACATCGGCACGCTGTGCGTAATTGGGCGCGAAGCCCGGGAAGTTACCCCGGGCGAGGAGGCGCTGCTGCTGCACCTGGCCGACCTGGTAAGCCTCACCATTGAAGTGCGCAGCGTGTTGCTGGCGCAGGGGCAACCCGAAAAGTGGCGCGAGGCGCAAGTGCAGCTGCAAACCCACTTGCTCGATGCCTCCACGCTGGCCCGCTACTTGGCCGCCCGCACCAACGGGGCCGCTTTCTTCAACGAAGACGTGCAGCAAACCGTGGTTCGCCGCCTCGATGACATCGGGCTGATGCTACGCCGGCACCTAGGCGAGGCGCAACGCCTGGGCGCAACATCCCAGCAACCGGGTTAG